The sequence CTCCTGGACTACAAAGCGACGGTAAGGGGAGCGGACCAGCAAAGGGATGTGGCGGTGCTGGAGATATGCTGCAGCCCGGGCTTTACATCGATAGCCCTTGGAGACGCGCTGACACTGCAGCCCGGGACCGATGTCGTCGCCATAGGCTACGCGCTGGACCTAGAGGGCGGGCCGTCGGTAACGAAGGGGGTGGTCTCGGCCAATCGGTACGAGGCGACGGAGGACCGGTGGCTGGTGCAGACGGACGCGCCTCTGAAACCCGGCAATAGCGGCGGGCCGCTAATCTCCGCCGACGGACTGCTGGTGGGCATCAACACCTTCGGCATCCGAGCTATCTACGGCGTCAACGTGGAGAGCTTCGGGTTCGCCGTATCCGAGATAACCTTGAGTAAACTGTTACCTGGACTTGAGGGAAGATCTAGCCCGACTTCCTAGGGTCCGGGACGTTGACCACCATGAAGTCGCCTGCGTTGCGGGCCACGACTAGCTCCACAGGCTCCTTGGTCACGTTCTCTTCGACGTGGATAGTGAGAGGCGGCACGTAGAGGAAGTCACCGGCGCCGGCCTCCAGGGTATGCTGGAGCTTGTCGCCGTAGTACATGCGGATGCGGCCTTTCACGATGTAGATGCCGGATTCGGCGCCGCCGTGGTGGTGGGCGCCGCTGGGCCCGGGAGGCGCGGAGACAAAGCCCATCCAGAAGGACTTGCTATTGGTCAGGTCCGGGGCGATGCCGGCCTGTCGAACCATGCCTGGGGTCTGGGCGGTATTGGCGCTGCGCTGGCCAGGTTTAATGAGTCTGACGGGTTCCATTAGGCCTCCTTTTTCGAGTCGCTTCCTTTAGATTTAACGTCCCGCCACTTATTCAGGCGCTCCTGTGCTTCACCTTCCGCGCCCTGGCCGCTGGGCGTGTAGTAGCGGCGGCCCTTAAGGGATGGCGGGAGATGCTCCTGGGCGGCGAAGTGGCCTTCATACTCGTGGGCATACTTGTACTCCTTGCCGTACCCCATTCTGCGCATCAAGCGAGTCACGGCGTTCCGCAGATGGAGGGGGACAGGCTCATTGCGGGTCTTCTGCACGTCCTCCATGGCGGCGTTGAGGGCGGCGTAGGCGGAGTTGCTTTTGGGACAGGTGGCGAGATAGACGGTGGCCTCGGCCAGGGGGATGCGCCCTTCGGGGAGGCCGATAAGGTGGACGGCCTGCTGGGCGGCGACGGCGATGGCCAGGGCCTGGGGGTCCGCCAGGCCGATGTCTTCGGCGGCGAGGATGATCAGGCGTCGAGCGATGAAGAGAGGGTCTTCGCCGGCCTCCAACATGCGTCCGAGCCAGTAGAGGGCGGCGTCCGGGTCGGAGCCCCGAACAGACTTTATGAAGGCGGAGATGGTGTCGTAATGCTGGTCGCCGGCGCGGTCGTAGAGGATGGCGCGGCGCTGCAGAGCGTCCTCGACGGCGGGCAGCGTCACACGGCGGGCGCCGTTCTCCGACGGCACAGCGGCCTGGGCGGCCAGCTCCAGGGTGTTCAGCGCTACGCGGGCGTCGCCGTTGGACATGTTGACCAGGAAGTCCAGAGCCTCGGCGTCTAATTCAACCCTCAAGTCGCCAAGGCCGCGTTCTGAATCGGTGAGGGCACGCTCCACCAGGGAGCGGATGTGCCGGTCGTCAAGCTGATGGAGAGTGAAGACCCGGCTGCGGGAGAGCAGGGGAGAAATGACCTCGAAAGACGGGTTCTCCGTGGTGGCGCCGATGAGGGTGATGGTGCCGTCCTCGACGTGTGGGAGAGCGACGTCCTGCTGGGACTTGTTGAATCTGTGAATCTCGTCGATGAAGAGGATGGTGCGCTGGTTGTGGAGGGAGAGGCGTTCTTTGGCTTGGGCGATGATTCGGCGCAGGTCGGCCACGCCGGAGGTGACGGCGCTGACAGGCTCGAAGTGAGAGCTGGTCAAGCCGGCGATGAGGTTGGCGAGGGTGGTCTTGCCGCTGCCGGGAGGCCCCCAGAGGACCAGGGAGGGCACCTGGTCGGCCTGGATGGCGCGGCGCAGGACCTTTCCCGGCCCCACCAGATGCTCCTGGCCTAGGAACTCATCCAGGGTGCGGGGCCGCATGCGTGCGGCCAGAGGGGCGTGTTCCTGGCGCCTCTGTTCGCCGCGCTGCTTGAAGATGTCTAGAATCTCCAAGGCTATTCTCCCTGGTTATACATCCAGCCAATCCAAACATGACAATTGTAGCACTTTAGGCCTGTCTTTCTTGTCGTGTTGCTCCCAGCTGGCGGTCATGCTACGGTTTAAAAGTGATACACACGGGTGAAACACAAGCCTCAAGGGCGCCGTGGCGCCCGCTGGACGTATTCCTGGCAATTTTGATGGCCGTAATGGGGATATTAGCCCTGGTGGGCGGGCTTTTCCTGTTGACAGGCGAAGACAACGACGAGTCGCCGGTGGCGCTGAATGGCGCGGTGGCGATCACCAGCGCATTGCTGCTGTTGAGCGCGGCGGCTTTAGGCCCGTTGAAATACAGAGTCGGCATCGGCAGCCTTGGGCTGCGACCGCCCGGCAGGTGGGGTCCGGCGCAAATAGGGCTGCCTGTGCTGGCGCTGACAGTGGTGCTGGTGCTCACGGCCCTTTATGTGCAGGCGGCGGACGCGCTGGGACTGGAGGAGCTTCAGCCGCCGGACCTGCCTTTTGACGAGTACAGTCTCTTATCAAAGATCATCACCGGGATACTGATAGTGGGCGTGGGACCGCTGGCGGAGGAGGTGTTCTTCCGGGGGTTTGTGCTGCCGGGGCTGGCGAATCGATGGGGCACGACTATGGGGGCGATTTTGAGCGCCGCGCTTTTTGCCGTGGCTCACGGCGACATCGCATTGTTCGTGCCGACATTTGCGGCAGGACTGGCCCTGGGGTGGTTGTATCTGCGGACGGGATCGCTTTTCAGTCCTTTTCTCGCCCATGCCGGCCAGAACGCCATCGCCTTCAGCGTTACTATATGGGGGTAGGGTAACGTCACCCTTTGGGGTTGAGGGGCTTTGCACGGAAAGTGTATGTTGATCTCCTTCGGGGCCACCATTCCCTTTGTCCCCTTCCTCTTGACGCGTGATGCAAATTACATTCCTGGTCATAAGTGGGGCACCCTCATCACCCTTTGTCCCTCTTCTCCCGACTACGGGAGAAGAGGGAAATAAAAATAAATTACCACAACCTCCTCTAACTCCCCCTTCGGCCTGAAAGGCGAAGGGGGAGAACCAGAGCAGCCCCCCCCCCATTGCCGCCTGCTAAATGGCTCGCAGCTTCCCATAAACAAGCATATTATGGGAGAAAAATAAGCCCGGAACTTCCTTTAATGTCCATCATACGTTCTTCGCGAAGGGGAAAGAAAAAGGCCACTATACCCCCCTCCTTCGGTCAGGCTCCCCGACAAGTCGAGGGCAGGCAGGACGCTCCGATGGATCGGGCCGATCCTCCTACGGCGGACTGCCCCCTCTTTGAATAAATATCAAGGATGCGGAGACTCCGCGCTAAATGCTCAGTTAAGGTGGCAGAGCGTCTAACTGCCTCTTCATCCCTCAGGGGATACTCGGGACAGGTGCGATTCCATCGGACTCCGCTCCGATTATCATCGGGGTCTTGCGATTGAACAAAGATTAATGTGCTCGACACTGTATGTCAGTTTGGGGCGGAGCATTTCCAGGCCGAAGGGGGAGAACCAGATGGGAGCAGGCCCAAAGGTCCCCGCCGAAATGTTACGCCTCGTATCTATTTCCGGACCAGGGGTACACTGAGTTTTCGTGCAAAGCTGGGGGTGAGGGAGGCTAAGGCCTCAGCGCGGGCATGCTGTGATATACTGCTGTCATTTGGCGCCGAATTCAGTCATGTCCGCCGACCGTATCAAAGAGAAATTCGACAGCATAAAGGCCGAGAAAAGAACCGGTCTTATTCTATACCTAACCACGGGTTTTCCAGACCTGGCGGCTAGCCGGACTCTTGTGCCCGCCCTGGCTGAAGCTGGCGCCGACGCTATTGAGCTGGGCGTGCCTTTCAGCGACCCACTGGCTGATGGCGCGACTATACAGGCTTCCAGCTTTCAAGCGCTTAAGCAGGGTGTCACCTTGCAAGACTGTTTGGATCTGGCGGCAGGACTCAGGCCAAAGGTCCCGGACACGCCGTTAATTCTTATGGGATATTACAATCCTATCTATAGATATGGCCTTGAGAGGTTCTGCAAGAGGGCCCGGGAGGCAACGGTGGATGGGATAATTGTGCCCGACTTGCCGGTGGAAGAAGCGGGGCCGCTGCTGGAGGAGTGCAGGCGTCACAAGATACATCTTATCCCCCTCCTGGCTCCCACCAGCACAGAGGCGCGGATAGAGCAGGCGTGCGCCACAGCGTCGGGTTTTATTTACTGCGTCAGCGTGACCGGCGTGACGGGGTCACGGGAGGCGGTGCCGGCCGACATGCACAGCCTGGTGTCGAGGGTGAGGAGACACACGCCGCTGCCGTTGGCGGTAGGGTTCGGGATATCGAAGCGGGAGCATATGGAGGCGGTGGGGCGGTCGGCGGACGCGGCGATAGTCGGCAGCGCGCTGATTAAGACAATTCAGGAGGCGTCCAGGGACAAGATGCTGGATAGGGCGTCGCGTTTTGTGAGGGAGCTGCGGGGCCTGGAACCCGCGCTGCCACAGGGCGGCGAGTGATGGCAGGGTGCTGGGCTATTCGAGGCGCGACGACAGCGGAGGCGAACACCAAAGAGTCAATCCTTTCCTCCACCAAGGAGCTGCTGCAAACGATTGTCAAAGAGAACCGGATTGAGGCGTCGCAGATAGCGGCGGTCTGGTTCACCACAACATCGGATTTGAATGCGGTATTCCCGGCGCTAGCCGCGCGGCAGATGGGCTGGATGAACGTTGCGCTGCTGTGCGCTCACGAGATGGCGGTGCCTGGAAGCTTGCCCCAATGTATCCGCGTCCTTATACTCGTAAACACCGACAAAAATCCTAAAGAGTTAAAATACGTTTACCTGAAGGAGGCCGTGGGCCTCCGCACTCATGGACTAGAACCGCAGTCTTAGAGACGGCGGCTGAATCGCAGACAAGCCAAATGGAATGGAGATTTTCCGTGATAGTGGTAATGAAGCGGGGCAGCACCCCGGAGCAAATCGAAGCTGTCAAACAGCGCATCGAATCGCATGAGGGCCTGCAGGGGCATCTGTCCGGGGGCGTGGAGCGGACGGTTATTGGAGTAGTGGGGCAGATATTCCCCGAGTTGAAAGACGAGCTGGAGCGGCTGGAAGGCGTGGCCGAGGTTGTGCGAATTTCCAAGCCTTACAAGCTATCGACTCGCGAATTCAGGCCCCACGACACCATGGTGAAGGTTGGCGACGCACTGATAGGCGGGGCCGAGCCTGTGATGATGGCAGGGCCCTGCGCGGTAGAGAGCGAGGACCTGCTGATGGCGTGCGCCGAGCAGGTAAAGTCAGAGGGCGCTAAGATACTTCGCGGCGGCGCGTTCAAGCCTCGCACGTCGCCGTACAGCTTCCGAGGGATGGGTGTCCAGGGCCTCAAGCTGCTGGCCAAGGCGCGGGAGAAGTACGGCCTGCCTGTGGTTACAGAGGTGATGTCTACCGAGGACGTTGGCATGGTGGCATCGTATGCAGACATGCTGCAGATAGGGACTCGCAACGCCCAGAACTTCAATCTCCTGGAGGCCGTGGGAAAGACTCGCAAGCCGGTTTTGCTGAAGCGCGGGTTCTCCTCCTCCTACGAAGAATGGCTGCTGGCTGCTGAGTATGTGCTGTCCGGCGGCAACAATCAGGTAGTGCTGTGCGAGAGGGGCATACGCACCTTTGAGCCTTTCACCCGCTTCACCGTGGATATCAGCGCCGTGCCGGTAATAAAGAAGCTGAGCCATCTGCCCGTGATTGTGGACCCGAGCCATAGCACAGGCTCCTGGGAGCTGGTCACGCCCATTTCCCTGGCGGCCATTGCCGCGGGCGCCCACGGGATTATAGTGGACGTGCATCCCAATCCGACTGTGGCCAAGTGCGACGGCGCGCAGGCATTGACCTTTGACAAGTTCCACGATATGTCGGCCAAGATAAAGGCCGTGAGCATGGCCCTGAAGCCCGCCAAGGTCAAACAGCCAGCCTAGCTAAATCATGGCCTGGGCAATAGGCTTTGACCTGGGCGGCACCAACATGCGGTGCGGCCTGGTATCCGACCAGGGCGAGTTACTAGTCCACCGTACCAGGCCGACGCTGGCGCATCGCGGCCCAGAGGCTGTGATCGCGGACATCGCCGCGCTCATACGGGAAGTCCTACAGGAGGGCGGCAGGCGGGTGGCCGGCGTCGGCATGGCGTCGCCTGGGCCGTTGAACCCCAAGACGGGAGTGGTGCTGAGGACGCCCAACCTTCGATGGAATAACGTGCCGCTGAAGGACAAGCTGGAGCAGGCGCTGGGACTGCCTACAACTGTCGACAATGACAGCCAGATGACGGCCTATGGGGAATGGTGGAAGGGGGCGGCGCAGGGTTACAGCCACGTTCTATGCTTAACCCTGGGTACGGGAGTTGGCGGCGGAGTGCTGATTAATGGCCGGATATACCACGGGTACAGTGGGTCGGCGGGACACATCGGGCACCTGATAGTGGAGCCTGGGGGAGCGCGATGCGGCTGCGGCGCTGTGGGCTGCCTGGAGGCCTACGCGTCGGCGACAGCTATAGCCCGCCGGGCGCGGGAGCGGCTGGCGGAGGGGAGGAAGTCGGTCATCATTAGATGCGCCGGCAATTTAGAGAGCCTTACCTCTTACAATGTTTACCAGGCCGCTTTAGATGGGGACACGCTGGCGTTGGAGATATTTGCCGAGGTGGGGCATTACCTGGCGCTGGCGTTGACATCGGCCATACCGCTTTTCGACCCGCAGGTGGTGGTTATCAGCGGGCAGGCAGCTGAGGCTGGAGACTTTATTTTCAAGCCATTAAGGAAGCGACTAGGAGAGCTGCTGAAGCTGCGGCCCGCGGTGCCTGTACTACCCAGCACCTTGGGCGATGACGCCGGCATTATTGGCGCGGCGGGAGTGGTGTTTTTGGGCGGGCGTCCATCGATTGACTAGCGTATGACTGGAGGTGGTCGACAATGACAAAGCGTACAGCGATTAAGGGCGGATGGGTGGTGGGCTGGGGCAAGAAGGGACATGAGATGCTGGAGGGCGGGTGCGTGGTGACGGAAGGGGACAGAATAGTCTTTGTTGGATTTCCTGATGACCCCGAATGCCCCAAAGCAGATAACACGATAGACGCGCGGGGCAAGATTGTTCTGCCCGGCCTTATCAACATTCATTGCGTCGCGAATATAGACATGCAGGTTCTCGGCATCGATGGACAGGCCTCGGGAGGCGGGTATAACAGGCCTGCTTCGACCATCGATCCATCCACGCCGCATATTTTCACCGACGAGGAGTTCAGGACGAGCGCCGACTTCAGCGTCGCTACGATTTTGAAGAGCGGGGCGGCTTCTTTCGGGTCGGTGGTGACGGGGGCGACGAAGAAGTGGGAGGACGAGGCGCCGGAGATGCATGCGCTGGCGGAGGCGTGCGAGAAGCTGGGGGCAAGGGCGTGGCTGGCGCACACGTACCAGGAGACATCTGACTATACCGAGCCCGATGGGACGCATCGAATAGTGTGGGACAGAAAGAAGGCTGACCAGGGGTTGCAGCACGCCATCGAATTCATAAAGTACCTGAAGGGACGCGCCGATGGCCGCATCAACGGCTTTCTCTTTCCCAAACGGACGGAGCGGTGTTCCGACGATTTGCTAAAGGAGACGCTGCGCCAGTCTAAGGGCCTGGGCGGAGTCCACGTGCGGACGCATTTCGCCCACTCGCTGCAGGAGCAGCGAAACTTTAAGGCCAAGCCTGAGAACAGCAATCGGACTATGGTGGAGTGGCTGCGAGACATCGGCTTCTTGGGGCCGCAGATATGCCTGACACATTCGATATTCATAGCCGGCCATAGCGCTACTGGCGAAGAGGCGGGGGAAGACCTGGAAATCCTGGCGCACAGTAAGACCAATGTATGCCACTGCCCGGTGGTGTATGCGCGGAGCGGTGTGTTTATGGAGTCTTTCAGCCGATACGTGGCGGCGGGGATAAATATGAGCCTGGGGACTGACACCTTTCCTACCGACCTGCTGGAGGAGATGCGAGTCGGCTCACTGGTGTGCAAGGTGGTGGACAGGAAGCGAGAGTCAGGGTTGGTGAAGGAGTTTTTCGACGCGGTGACGGTGAACCCAGCCAAGGCTTTGCGTCGGGAGGACATCGGGCGGCTAGCGGTAGGTTGCAAGGCGGACGTGTCGATTTTCAACCTGCCAGTGATGGATGCGGGGCCAGTGGACGACCCGATGCGCAACCTAGTGCATCATGCCAACCGGCTGAACTGCGATACGGTGATGGTAGATGGGAAGGTGGTAGTGAAGGATGGACATGTGGCAGGGCTGGATGAGGAGGAGCTGGCGCACAAGACGCAGAAGCTGTGGGGGAAGTACAAGTCGGCGCTGGTTGGGTGGGACTATAAGAAGCGGCGCGCAGAGGAGGTGTTCCCGCCGACGCTGCCGGTGAGGCGAGGGCAGGGGAGGTAAAGGCTAGCTACCATCAAAGGCGGCTAGGACCTCTGGAAGCGCCAGGTCAGTCCATAGGGCGTATTGCTTTCCAGAAGGGTGGAGGCCGTCGCTGGCGATAAGGCTTGCGTCCTGCGCCGCTGTGCGCGATATGGGGGTTATGTCAACGTAGCGGGCACCAAGACGCAAGGTCTCATCTCGATTGATGGCGTTGAACTGGTCGATTTCACGGGCGATGAGCGTTTTGTCGCGGCTGGCGGCGAAGGGGGTGACGCCGTAGTCGGGGATGGAGAGGACGAGTACTTTGGGGGCATTGTTACCGGCCAGGGTGACGGCTCTTTCTAACAAGGCGAGGAACTGGCCGCGGTACTCATGGGGGTTACGATTCCGGTACTGGTTGTTTACGCCAATAAGGAGGGTTACGAGGTCATAAGGCGGCTGGAGGTTGGCGGTATCCATAGCTGTGGACAATTCGTCAGTGGTCCAGCCGGTGCGGGCGATGATTTGGGGGTCGGCCATGGGGAGGCCGCTGTCGCGGAGGCGACTCGCCAGCTGGACGGGCCATCGCTGGGAGGGGTCCACGCCTTCGCCGATGGTATAGGAGTCGCCGAGGGCGAGGATACGCAAGGATCCGGCGGGCGTCATGGGAGCGCTATTATCTTCGGAGCCGCCGGCGCAGGCCCCGAAGAATAAGAGCGAGAGAACCGTGAGGCATAAGAATAGGGACTTAGCCTGGCTCCACAAAGGTCAGGACCCGCTTGGGGTTCTCCACCATCATTTTATGGATATGCTTTTCGCTGACGCCGACGCTCCGCAGATATGGGAGGAACTTTTCGAGGACGAAGGAGTAGCCGGTGCCGCCGTAGGCCTTGAGCTGAATCTTTGTACACACGTCCTGGGAGAGCAGGATTTTGTCTTCGAAGCCCTCGTCGATAAGCCTGGGGATGCACTCGGAGACCAGGACATCGTTGGCGACGTCGGGGCCTTTGGGGTTGTAGCCAGGGGGGTCGGGCTTGCGGGCAACGGGGGCGACGACGCGGCCCAGGGTATCGAACTGGACGTAGCAGCCCATGTTAAGCAGCTCCAGCAGGAGGTCGATTTCGGCGGCGTAGGAGTTGCAGTGGCCGAAGATAACGCGCTGGAGGTCGGCGCCCTCTTCGGCGAACATACGGGCCACCTTGGGCTTCTCCCAGTTGAAGCCGCCGCTGTGGAGGCTGATGGCGGCGCCGGTGGCGCGGCTGGCCCAGGCGGCGGAGCGGATGAGCTTCTCTTCGTTGGGAGTTATGGGGTTGCCGTCCAGTCCGACTTCGCCGATGATGCCGGGGCGGATTCCGGTATCGTCCACACCTTCAACCAGATCTTTGATGTTCTGCTCGGCAATCTCTTCGGCGGTGAGCTTGTCCATGAAAGGAGGATGGAAGGACTTTTTGTACCAGTTGGAGCCCATGACCACGTTCAGGCCGGTGGCGTTGGACACTTTGAGGAGGGCGATGGGGTCACGGCCCAGGCCGATGCTGGTGACATCGACAACGGTGTCGCCGCCGAGGTGGCGGAAGTCAGCGACTTCTCGGATGGCGAGGTCTATATCGGTCAGGAGGAAGTTATCTTTGATGGGCTTGCGGTCACGGGCCAGGTGGAGGTTCTCGAGGGTCAGCTTTTCGTCCCAGTGGCAGGCCTCGGTGGCGGGGGCGTTGAAGGCGGGCTTCTTGTCGTGCCAGAAGTCGATGAAGATGTGCTCGTGCATAATGGTGGCGCCGAGTTTGGCGGGGTCGATGACGCCGTTTACGGATATGGCCTTGCCGGCCATGTTAGGGATTTTGCGGGGGGTGAGTTTTTTTCCGTTTGCGCGCTTAGCCATGGGGCCTCCTAAATGTCACTTCTTGTTAACTATAGAACCGATTGAGTATGGCATCTCCAACTAAGCACCACACTTTCCTCATTCGGGTCCACCATCCCCTTTATCCCCTTCCTCTTCGGGAAGGGGAAGGAAAAATAAGGAACCACAACCCCCTTTAACTCCCCCTTCGCCTTCCAGGCCGAAGGGGGAGAACCAGAATAGGAGTGGGCATGGGATTCCTCTGTCACCACTTTGTACAAAATGAGACGGTTAAATAACTACTTAGCCTTGATCCCGCCCTTGAAGACGGCGGCGACTTTTCGCAGGTCTTTTATCTCCTTGAGGGGGTTGCCGTCTACAACCAGGATGTCGGCCTCTTTGCCGGCTTCCAGCGTGCCGACGAGCCGGTCCATGCCGATGGACTTGGCGGATTCGCGGGTGGCGGAAAGGACGGCGTCCATGTTGCTCAAGCCAAGACCCGCCATGTCTTCTACTTCCCACTGGAAGTAGCCCATGGGGTAGTTGCCCCAGCCCGAGTCCGAGCCTGACACCAGCTTGACCCCCATCTCGATGTATCTCCTGCAATAATCCTGTCGGTTGTGAATGCGCCGCTTGGTGGAATCCAAGAGGGCCACCTCTGGCGGGGTGAGACCCTGGGCCTTCTGCTTGGCCTCCAGGACGGTCACGGTGGAGTTGCCGACTCGCAGGGTGGGGTTGACCCAAACGCCCTGCTTGGCGATGCGCTCCGCGACTTTGGGGTGGAACTTATAAGTGCCGTCAGGCTCATGGAAGGTGCCGTGGATAATCATGTTGACGCCAGCATCCAGGGAGTTGACCATGCCCTGGGTGGCTGAGCAGTGGGCACCCACCAGCTTGCCGAAGTTATGGGCTTCGTAAGTGAGGACACGGAGCTCGTCCACGCTGTAGGAGGGGAGGCTGGAGTAGGAGGAGCGGGTGCCGCCGCCGGTGGTCATAACTTTGATCCAGTCCACGCCTTCTTTTATCAATCGACGCACGGCTTCGCGCACACCGTCCACGCCGTCGGCCTCGCCGTTCATGGGCCAGCAGTGGCCGCCGGTGATGGTGACGGGCCGGCCGCTGATGACCATTCGGGGGCCGGGGATGAAGCCGCGCTCGATGCCCTGCTTGAGATACATAGCGGTCATATTCTTGGCGCCGTTGTCCCGGGCGGTGGTGACGCCGGACTCCAGGTGTTTGCGGGCGTTCCAGGCGGAACGGAGCATTAATATTTCGTCAGGCTCCGCGCAGCCCTCTTCGACGGCGGTGCCGTCGCCTGGGAGGTTGGTGTGGGTATGGACGTCCACCAGGCCGGGCAGGACTGTCTTACCGGTGTAGTCGAAGGTTTCCACCCGAGCGCCCTCGGGGGCTTCCAGGTCTTTTTCAGCGCCTACCCATTTAATTTTGGAGCCTTCAACAAGAATTGCGCCGCGCTCTAGGGGTTTGGCCTGTATGGAGTCGATGATTCTCGCGCCTTTGATGACTTTGAATGCGGCTGGGCTCATGATGCACCTCCCGAAGTGGACTGGTACTGGAGAACCAAAACGCCCATAACATACCCAGGGAGTGAGTAAAATGCAAGGGAGCCCAAGGAATAGGGCCGTCCGCCTACGGGGGACGGCCCTATTGTCAAAGCGTTTCTTTTCTGACTACTTAACCTGGGCCTGAATCCATTCCAGATATCGAGCGGTGCCGAAGTTGGAGAAGTTGGCCTCATGCTTGGCAATGATGGCGGGGTTGTAGGCAATGGAGGAGAAGACCCACACCAAGGGTATGCTGAAGCCCTTCTGAAGCCAGGCATCGGCAAACTTTATGGCCGCGGCGTCGCGGGTGGCTATTGTCGTGGCGGAGCGGCAGGCGGTCCAGAGTTCGTCCACCTCAGCCCACTCTCGATAACCTAGGCCCAGGGTCCAGACGAAGTTGAAGCTGATGCGATTGCAGATGGGGCTGTATCCGGGTGAGGAGCTGTACATCCAGTTAGGTGTATCAGCGGCCACAGCTTTGGCGCGGAAGTCGGCGAAGTCGTTGTCCGTTTCCAATCTGGCCGTGACGCCAATGGCGGCGAAGTATTTGACCATGGCTTCGCAGTGGCCCGGCCAGTCAGGGATAACGTTGTGGCTGCGCAGGCAGTTGAGGCGGGTTGTGAAGCCGTTGGGATAGCCGGCCTTGGCCAGCATGTCCTTGGCCTTGGCCACGTCAAAGGGGTAAGGCCAGCCGCCCTCTTTGCCGGTCTTGCCGTTGGGGCCCGGGACAGGGGCCCATCGGTCCTGCCAGTCGGTGCGCCAGGTGGGGTATTCGTCCACCAAGGGGAAGCCCTCACCATTATAGAAAACCTGGTTGAACTCAGTACGATTAATGGCGTGGTTCAACGCAACTCGGACTTCCGGCTTACGCAAGGGGTCGTTGGGGTCGTAGCCCTTACGAGCGCCGCAGGCAGACTGCCCTTGGGGCG is a genomic window of SAR202 cluster bacterium containing:
- the aroF gene encoding 3-deoxy-7-phosphoheptulonate synthase; amino-acid sequence: MIVVMKRGSTPEQIEAVKQRIESHEGLQGHLSGGVERTVIGVVGQIFPELKDELERLEGVAEVVRISKPYKLSTREFRPHDTMVKVGDALIGGAEPVMMAGPCAVESEDLLMACAEQVKSEGAKILRGGAFKPRTSPYSFRGMGVQGLKLLAKAREKYGLPVVTEVMSTEDVGMVASYADMLQIGTRNAQNFNLLEAVGKTRKPVLLKRGFSSSYEEWLLAAEYVLSGGNNQVVLCERGIRTFEPFTRFTVDISAVPVIKKLSHLPVIVDPSHSTGSWELVTPISLAAIAAGAHGIIVDVHPNPTVAKCDGAQALTFDKFHDMSAKIKAVSMALKPAKVKQPA
- a CDS encoding tryptophan synthase subunit alpha, with the translated sequence MSADRIKEKFDSIKAEKRTGLILYLTTGFPDLAASRTLVPALAEAGADAIELGVPFSDPLADGATIQASSFQALKQGVTLQDCLDLAAGLRPKVPDTPLILMGYYNPIYRYGLERFCKRAREATVDGIIVPDLPVEEAGPLLEECRRHKIHLIPLLAPTSTEARIEQACATASGFIYCVSVTGVTGSREAVPADMHSLVSRVRRHTPLPLAVGFGISKREHMEAVGRSADAAIVGSALIKTIQEASRDKMLDRASRFVRELRGLEPALPQGGE
- a CDS encoding serine protease; the protein is MPPTATPTPTLAPTLTPTPTPTPTPTPTPTPTPTPTPTPPVTLTSIIQKTLPSVVRVQAEGADSSNIGTGVIYRVNRETGSAFVLTNEHVIRDATEVNVIVRELLDYKATVRGADQQRDVAVLEICCSPGFTSIALGDALTLQPGTDVVAIGYALDLEGGPSVTKGVVSANRYEATEDRWLVQTDAPLKPGNSGGPLISADGLLVGINTFGIRAIYGVNVESFGFAVSEITLSKLLPGLEGRSSPTS
- a CDS encoding ROK family protein, with the translated sequence MAWAIGFDLGGTNMRCGLVSDQGELLVHRTRPTLAHRGPEAVIADIAALIREVLQEGGRRVAGVGMASPGPLNPKTGVVLRTPNLRWNNVPLKDKLEQALGLPTTVDNDSQMTAYGEWWKGAAQGYSHVLCLTLGTGVGGGVLINGRIYHGYSGSAGHIGHLIVEPGGARCGCGAVGCLEAYASATAIARRARERLAEGRKSVIIRCAGNLESLTSYNVYQAALDGDTLALEIFAEVGHYLALALTSAIPLFDPQVVVISGQAAEAGDFIFKPLRKRLGELLKLRPAVPVLPSTLGDDAGIIGAAGVVFLGGRPSID
- a CDS encoding amidohydrolase family protein is translated as MTKRTAIKGGWVVGWGKKGHEMLEGGCVVTEGDRIVFVGFPDDPECPKADNTIDARGKIVLPGLINIHCVANIDMQVLGIDGQASGGGYNRPASTIDPSTPHIFTDEEFRTSADFSVATILKSGAASFGSVVTGATKKWEDEAPEMHALAEACEKLGARAWLAHTYQETSDYTEPDGTHRIVWDRKKADQGLQHAIEFIKYLKGRADGRINGFLFPKRTERCSDDLLKETLRQSKGLGGVHVRTHFAHSLQEQRNFKAKPENSNRTMVEWLRDIGFLGPQICLTHSIFIAGHSATGEEAGEDLEILAHSKTNVCHCPVVYARSGVFMESFSRYVAAGINMSLGTDTFPTDLLEEMRVGSLVCKVVDRKRESGLVKEFFDAVTVNPAKALRREDIGRLAVGCKADVSIFNLPVMDAGPVDDPMRNLVHHANRLNCDTVMVDGKVVVKDGHVAGLDEEELAHKTQKLWGKYKSALVGWDYKKRRAEEVFPPTLPVRRGQGR
- a CDS encoding CPBP family intramembrane metalloprotease encodes the protein MMAVMGILALVGGLFLLTGEDNDESPVALNGAVAITSALLLLSAAALGPLKYRVGIGSLGLRPPGRWGPAQIGLPVLALTVVLVLTALYVQAADALGLEELQPPDLPFDEYSLLSKIITGILIVGVGPLAEEVFFRGFVLPGLANRWGTTMGAILSAALFAVAHGDIALFVPTFAAGLALGWLYLRTGSLFSPFLAHAGQNAIAFSVTIWG
- the aroH gene encoding chorismate mutase codes for the protein MAGCWAIRGATTAEANTKESILSSTKELLQTIVKENRIEASQIAAVWFTTTSDLNAVFPALAARQMGWMNVALLCAHEMAVPGSLPQCIRVLILVNTDKNPKELKYVYLKEAVGLRTHGLEPQS
- a CDS encoding replication-associated recombination protein A, whose amino-acid sequence is MRPRTLDEFLGQEHLVGPGKVLRRAIQADQVPSLVLWGPPGSGKTTLANLIAGLTSSHFEPVSAVTSGVADLRRIIAQAKERLSLHNQRTILFIDEIHRFNKSQQDVALPHVEDGTITLIGATTENPSFEVISPLLSRSRVFTLHQLDDRHIRSLVERALTDSERGLGDLRVELDAEALDFLVNMSNGDARVALNTLELAAQAAVPSENGARRVTLPAVEDALQRRAILYDRAGDQHYDTISAFIKSVRGSDPDAALYWLGRMLEAGEDPLFIARRLIILAAEDIGLADPQALAIAVAAQQAVHLIGLPEGRIPLAEATVYLATCPKSNSAYAALNAAMEDVQKTRNEPVPLHLRNAVTRLMRRMGYGKEYKYAHEYEGHFAAQEHLPPSLKGRRYYTPSGQGAEGEAQERLNKWRDVKSKGSDSKKEA
- a CDS encoding cupin domain-containing protein — protein: MEPVRLIKPGQRSANTAQTPGMVRQAGIAPDLTNSKSFWMGFVSAPPGPSGAHHHGGAESGIYIVKGRIRMYYGDKLQHTLEAGAGDFLYVPPLTIHVEENVTKEPVELVVARNAGDFMVVNVPDPRKSG